The DNA sequence GTGCACTTTGGGGCTACTCAAAGTTTTGCTACGGTTTCCGGGTTGAACGACATGTTTCCTGGGGTTTGAGATACGTTTTCTCTCGGCAAATGTTGGACCACAATAATTAGgaaccacagtttccacaaatcctTCACTCGATTGGGATGTTCTCTTTTATTCTGGACAGCAAGGGCAGTGACTGTAACATCGAgcgtattttgcagtattaaacacGTATTTATACCCATTTCATCAGGCTCCGAAAATTCTTccaaaagaacacaaagaatgtCCTTCTCAGCTGCCATAGCTGCAACTCTTGAGTCATCAGAACAGGGTGTTCAACGAACCACCGTttccatttaataaatgttttgcaccATTTTTTTTCGGGGCTGAACGCAGCCCTGGTAAGTTACACTGGTTTGCTGCGTCCTCAATTGTCGGATTACAACTTTAATTGCTGGTTTTGGCTTTGAGCTTACTTTAATAATGTAATGAGACATATGAAAAACTACAAAACACACAGCAGTTCAAATGCTGACTCATATCTTACAAAGGTGCGATTTTATAAAGTGTATTGTCTTGACCATGGTGATCATATGTAGACAGGTTTGCAACCCGGACTTTTTAGGCATTGTTCAGCAGCAGCTGTCACAGCTGAACAGTGCTCTGTTTGGCCGGTCCGAGTCCTTCAGATGCAGCCTCTGATATAGTTAGCATCAATTTGTTAATATTCTGACAATAGATGttactttcattttcaaaatagtcAGTGGTGGACTGTAAAGGAGTACATTCATTAAGTATTCTCGtacaaatgtgaaataaaatttcttctttctttttttttctcacaggacagcaacactacaaaaatataGTCTTTTACAACATAATGCATTGTTGTAGATTAAACCCAACAGTAGGcaactttaaatttaacaacCTTGAACATattcagaaataaaatgcaacACACACAGTAGAGCAGcagtaatattaatgcaaaaccaTCCTGACTAATTATTTTTCAGAACAATACTGTAAATACCTTTACTCTTACTCTCAATACCTTAAGTATATTAGAGTATgcaaaataatacttttaattagaggataattcatccaaaaatgaaaatgctgtaatcatttactcaccctcaagttgctCGAGGTttagaattttcagttttagttgaactatcccttcaactAAGGTTTTAAATATGACTAGTTTTTCCCCAGTGTGGTATTAGTAGTTACTACAAGTAGTTCACTAAAGTACCTCAAAATTTTTTCTACTAATTACTTTGTCATAAACCATTTCTCTTTTCCTTCTTTCGCTAAATCAGACCAGAGCCCTGTACTGCAGGAAACAGCTGAATGTGCCAGCGCTGGAcaggtttttaatggttttgggcTGAGCAGGGAGGCTCTGACAGTGCTGCTGGATCTTCAGAGAAGTGCCACAGTCCAGACCCTGGTGTTTCTCTTCTGTCTGGCCAGTGGTGCATCATACAGAGTGGTCTCCAGAGTGTTGGACATGCCTCGGTCCACTGTCCTCCGAGTCACTGAGGAGGTGCTGGCCATTCACCAAGAGATTCACCTCCTGAAGACCCCAGAACACCTGGAGGCAGGGCTGGGCTCAAAACTGatgttgtttttctgatgtTAAACCTAGGCTATGTTGTAAAAAGTACTTTCAGTAATGTATAGaacaatttgttttaatgtgtaaaaaatttatttacagaacaaaaaaaacaaaacatatagaACAATGTTTTGTAAGCTGCATTAAAAAACTGAACAATGTACATAACAATTACTTCCCTTTTATTCACACATGTGAAcgtgcaaaacaaaaatacaaaatgtacagaaaGTACTCGGgctcatttacaaataaattacattacaaaaatgaataatgtataCAACttaccatttcatttttaacttacgtcacaaaaataaactacaGAAATTATGTTGTTTCATTGacaatgtgacaaaaaaaaataaaaaatccactTTTCTCTTCTTCAAAGAAgggttaataaataatttattgtctCTCCATTCTCTCCCTGCTCTCCTGTGCTCTTCTctcctctgtttctctctctggaGTTTGATGTCCTCCCTGAGTAGCTCCACCAGTGTCATGAATTCTGTCtgattgccaccagaggtcgcccttccatcatattgactctctcactacacagactgtttcacattaccttgcactacaattcccatcagccattgcactgacgacacacagctgattgcactgatcacacactctacataaaccatggacttcctcttcgctgagtattgtatagcgtttatcactctccaagcgatagctactctacggagcgcAGTTTGTTatcatagtcttgccttgtgtgttttctagtgttttgattcttgcccgtgtttcctggatttaCCCTTTGTCTTCCctttcggactctgtttgcacctctcttggactactgctcgtgtacctggattatctctctgccttgctctgttggatactgttcgccgatcgaagacccacgcttgccctaggattactcttcgTCTTGTCCCTGACATACCGGTTTGCctttgtttgaccctgcctgtgatttgactatgtttattaataaaagcttgcacttggatccgctcGCCTCTCGTCTCATCGGCTCCATTACAACAGGAAAcacactaaaaatatatattttgccaTAGCCTAAGTAAAcgttattacattaaaaaaggcTTAATGTAGGCGTAATATGAAAGATTtatgtacactgaaaaaaaataatattttttttaagataagtttggttgcaaacaatttagtttagctacatttaaataaaaaatgttgaaagttagtcaactaaattgatttaaatgtagctaaaataaactgATTGCAACTACTTTCCttaattttagtaaattcaatgaataatttttccagtgaaatatagtaaatattagtaaataaatattaaataggctatatttactattgtttatgtgtttatttgattagCTTATAATTAGTTATAATAACCTACAGCCCAACACTGTATAAACATATTTTctccaaaaacattatttaaaagaaaagaaaaagtaggTAACAGAAAAAAGGTTGCTTCAAGTCTGTTCGATGCAGTCATGTTTGAACGGGAAACCTGATATATGGTGTTAAATCAAAATCATTCCTGTAATAACACGACtcttaaaaagagaaacaaatatGTTACAGTTACGTGATGGACCATTCAGAGAAATTATGACCCTGGTGGCTTTCAAGGATGGGGCATCTTCTGCATCCACCACAAACAGATTCTGTGTTTTAGCTAAAGAGCTTGCGTGTAGGAAATTATTTTTTAGAGATGTTCAGCTAAATATATCCTGAACATTTACATAGTGTCTCATAATGTATTTGCTGTCCATCCACAATCACTCAATGTGTAATTATTAGGTCTAAGGACAAACTGTATGTCATTCCACTTCCAAAAGAGACTAAAAACTAATTCCTGGTGAACTACTTCTGCagcttaacttaacttaacttaattgttgtttttcagctttatttctccATACAATTTATAATGATATGTTATAATAATGCagcaatataatattaatgcagAGTGAGTGAACTTCAGTTTTTGGCCATGCAATATAGACAGTGTTTACGTGTCTGTACACTTTATAATGCATTcgctttatttatttgctttagttatttgttttattactttCTGAAAGCAATGTATGTCCAAGTAATGAAGTGAATTCCAAGCATGAAGAAGTAAACTTAACAATTACTCAAAAATGtgacttaaaacatactacaaCTTCAGGTTATTTAATAATGTACTTTGAAAATATACTTTCAATGCATTGTTACAATGATCATTTTCAgcacagttaaaaaaatattcataagtaaagtgcaaataaatatacttataaaaaatatactgaacTTTcaattcaagtatatttttgtaaaatatatattttagaaaatatactaaattacatttattttaaagtgtgttcaaaattgtattgtgaaaataggcaaaagcatgatgctaatatactttttatatatttaaagattacattttttgttagtATATTTGCAATGTACTATTAAAACAgggaatatattacaaatacaataaagtaTACCAAAGTTACTAAAAAGAGGTGCTCTACCAACAAAAGAGGATGTGCAACCAAAAATCAAAAAACCATATCAACTGAAAAAGGTGCAGCACTCACTCTTGAAGAGATGAAAACTTTATTACTTAAAATGACGTTTCAGCCATTATATAAACAGCAGTACCAAACAATGCTTTGAACATTCTTGTGATCAGCAACAGGTGTGTCACTCTGCAAATTAGGGGAGTGGCTTCCAAACAAGTTTAAggagagaaaaaagaagaagaaaaaacgtGAAAGAACAGCAAAGAACTGATCAAACATACTATAATCAAATACAATAAAGTATACTTTTTTCGCTAGGGAATTGGTGGGTGGGTTCGGGAACTCCACCTTTTTTGacgtgcaatttttttttctttttctttccccGGTTCGTTTCTCAGTCAACAGAGGTCAGGCAAGAGAACAACATCTCCAAGTCACTAGCAACATAAATACACTGTCGAATAGCTGAGCTGCCACAAATACATCCGCACCTGTACGATCGCTCGCAGAGAGACTGAAGattcagagaaagcatttaattcCTAGAAAGAAATAGCAAAGAAGCTTGGTGTCGACAACCCAGAGTTATGCAAAAAGCGACGTAGAGAAACATCAGATGCAAGTTTTCCAAAGCCATgaaaagaatgaaatgaaagagTAAAGATATAAGGTAGCAAGTGCCAAAtacatgtttcaaataaatgttacaccatacttctgctgctgctgctgttgttcttTCAATAAGCGAATTTAAAGGgtatacaataaatgaaatgcCAAAACAACATACAATAATAAACCTTTGTTTTTATCAAGTTATGACAACTGTTATAAAGGGCTAAAACTTACAATTCACATCTTTACCAtccataaataattaataatcaaCCGATGTATAATTACCTTTTGTTTGGATAGGTGTTGTCAGAAGTTTCAGGACCTTTCTCCCGGTGTCCGTCCTGGCTCAGTCAAGTCCGAACCACTTGGAGCTCGAAAAGGTCTTCTTCAGGTTCATGTGACCAGTTACCAGAAATTAATCACTCAGAGACTAGTTAAAAAATTTTACGAATCACCAATACAATGgtttcgttttattaaaaacaataactcaTAAGCAAATAACAAAAGTCAAATTCTTCACCACAAAGCGTCGGCCACTAAAAGAAATCCTACaagcatttactgtatatagtCTTGCATATCATTTGCATTAATCTCATCAAAAACCTcccagcattcttccatcttctGCCAGTGTCCGTGACTGCCTCCTCCCGTGCAGGCAGGAAACGCGACCTTTGTCACAGAGGCTACACAAGACAGTGTCAAAAGTTCAAATGGAAGAACTGCAACATTTCTAGATGGCAAGCATACCTACTTCTACCTTCtactataaaaataattgtaacacCTTTCAAAACATAAGCGAGGCATAAGCATACATGTCTAAATCGCAATCTAACACCCCAACGCAGGTGTGAATAACACTTTACACCACGGTTAACTAGAAGTTCCATTTTGCAACCGTGTTGCAAAATGCATCCCCTTGTCTTTAACCGTTCTTTACAAAGCAGTCAAAACCACAAAGCAATCTACACCTGTAATCTCAAAATAGGATGCATCTTTTTACAGCATctgacatttataattttgtaacaGGTGTCTGGAGTTTCATTGTTCCCAATTCACTTGCCAACGTTTGTAATTCAAAAGTAAAATCATGCAATTCAATAATTTCTTTTagtaatttcattattttcttattCATCAATTCTTGTTTCCTCAGCAATCGCACCATTGCCCAGATTTTAGGTGACTCAGTCCCACATATTGCAAAAGAAAGGTATTTAGAGGGATAAACCagaaaaagaaattcaaaaaAGTTCATGAGTTGAAGACTCAGTAAATGTGTGTGAAAGTTTGACatgtttatgtgatttttaaTATCTTATATGTTTATATCGTTAGTCACGGTGGTGACCCTGTTCAACTGTAGATGCAAGACAGGTGATCAGATTTTCAGCACAAGCACAAACTGTCTGAATTTATTCAGGTAACATTGTTTGCATGTGACTGGCAAATGAAGTCTCCAGAATGAATTAACCTGTTGCAGATTTCAGCAGTGTTGTGACCTTATATatgcccatatatatatatatatatatatatatatatatatatatatatataagacacAGCCGCAGAACAACAGCTCTAAATAGTTACATTACACAAAATTAAATTCATTACAATTAGTCAATAACACAAACAGCTTTTGTGGTACAGCTGAAAACACCAGTTATTACTAAAGCCCTGTCCACACGAACACTGTTATTTTCAAAACCGCAGCTTTTTCTATGCGGTTTGGCCGTTCATCCACATGCAAATGCTGCACCAGGTCACTGAAACTGAACATTTCTGAAAACTCCTGTCAGGGTGAAGATTTTCTAAAACTCCGGTTTCAGTGTTATTGTGTAGACAGTGACGCATGCATTGTTGTCTCCGCCTACTGGAAACTTTttcaggcttctgattggccaacatggCTTTACGGTTGAGATTATATCGCCACCTGTTGGTTTGGTATGCTCTTGACAGTGCTTCATGGCATGCGTTTGTTTTCATGTGGATGGAGATTTTTTTGAAAACTGAAGAAGGAAAAGCTCGGTTTATAAAAATACCTGTGTACGTGTGGACATGAATCTACACATAAGAATCAGAGAGTAATATTTAGAGCATCTAAAAACGAattacaaaataactttttcaatAACATTTAGGCCTCTAAGACATGTCAAAAGAAAAATTTTTTTACCCATGAATGAAATAATGTTTCATCAACAGTAAACTGTTCTCTATTTCATGCATTAACCATAATAGTAGTTAAAATCATTATTGAACCAAAGCGAGTTCTTGTTCTTCTATGTTAGATTtaatttctctctgtctctctctccctctggaTAACTACATATTAAGATGTCAGTTTAGTCGGCCGACATACAGCGCAACTGCGCTCACGGCAacccgagttcgaatcctggCTCGTGGTCCTTTGCCAATCCCGCTCCCCTCTCTTcacccaatgctttcctgtcaACTACACACTGTCCTGTCTAAATAAAAGGCATAAAAAGCCCATAAACagatctttgaaaaaaaaagaagaaaaaaaaagatgtcagTTTAATGGTTTCTTACCATTATgtattaaactaatttaaacGGGGTTCAAGTATTATGTTTACACTAGGCTTTTCTCTGCATCGACCTTACTGATTTTACACCAGGATGAGGGTATGTCTGCAGGCTTTGCATTGTACTCCTTTGCGAATTTATCATTGAATTGTGCCATCACATATTTCCAGTATGCTGAGGCCTCTGTGCTGCAGTCTGGATCAATTCGCCAGTCTGGATAGATTTTGCTGTATTCCTTATATGGATGCCATTGATCATTGGTATCAGCACATTTAAATCTTTGGTCACTGTGCACCGATGATGTACAGATGTCTGTCACTAGTTTTTTAGAATCATCAAGTCTGTAGCGGCCGAGACCTTGTGGTCTGTGGATTGAGACAAAGTGTTTAGTGTGGGTTTGTCCTCCAGCTTCACATGGTGCTTCACAGAATGGACACTGTTTTTCACAGCCATGCACCCGTCTGAACAGCTCATCCTGTGGTTTGATTTGAAGACGATCTATTTTGATTAGAAAGGGAGTTTCTAAACAAGATCTTTTCAGTGATTTATGCATGTCCTTCACAGAACATTGAAGGCATTCAGCAATTTTTTTTGGATTTGCATCGTTTAGTGTGCTGATTTTGTCCACTGCATCCTTGGGAATAACAAGCCTTTTTTGAAGTTTCCTGCATATGTCTTGGATGAATCCCTGGACGTCATTTATATTTGGGTCTTGTTCTGCCTCTTCGATTGCCTGGGTAACTTCACTGATGACTCTATTGACAAGGTCTTCCTCTAATTTGACAATTCTGTTCTCTCCTAAAAAGTGCgttttcactttgtcagaaataAAGGCTTTAACAGACCTTTCATATGACTTAATGAAGTGCAAATATGTTTCAAATTTAGATTCAACAAGAAGTTTTTTTAAGATTGAAATCTGAAATGTTGTCCTTGTTCCAAATATTGCTGAGTTTTCTCCAGTCACCATCTTGTCTGCCATTTCCATGCCCAAGTTCTCAGAAATATATCGTTCAAAGGCAGGTTCTAGGCATCTTCTCATGAATTCATCAGCTGTATTCTGACATTGGTCTCGTTCACGGTAAAGGTCTACGAATTTACGGTGGTAGATTTTTTTGTCCTCCTCCAGGGTGGTGCGTGGGTTATTGTCCAGGATGAATTGATCGTGGATCTTTTGAAATTCTCTGCTTGCAAATCCACATATGTGCAGTTTAAGGGACAGTTCAAAGTCTTCCTTCAGCTTAAGATTTTCATGAGCCTTAAGTTTCTCATCAATCATGTTAAGAATTTCCCTGATGTATGTGTCATCATAATCATCCTTACTTTTCCCCTTTGCTCTTACAGATTCCCAACAGTCCATGATAAGGTTGTCTGACATCTCTTGAACGATCTTGATGTGATTTTGATAAAACCACTTGGATACAacatttttgtctttgtgtGCAACGAAAGGTCCATTGCCCTGATTGCTTAAATCCTTCACTTCGTCTAAGCTTTGAGCCATAAAACTTCCTCTAGATTTAAGATTTTTCGTCAAATGATAAAAAACCTTTGTCTTGATATCTTGTGATTGAAACCCTGTGTCTGACAACGTCCTGACAGTCTCCTGCCACATATTTTCAAATGCTTTATCTAGCATGGAGTctgacatgtttgtttttttctcacgACAGTCTTTCAGCAAGTTTAGCACTTTTTTCTCCATCGTATCCATGTATGTCTTTTTGATTCCTTCCACCTTGATCATTCCATTTCGACGTGAAACAGCATCATCCAGTTTTCTAGTGATGGAATTCAAAAGCTCTGTCTTCAAAGACTTGGCAGAATTTATAAAGTCTTGTCGATAACTTTCCACAAGTTCAACATGACCTTCTCCTTGTTTGTAGTATGATTTGATCTTGTTAATAATTTCATCTTCTCCTTTTGAAAGCTCATCATTTGCTTTTTTTAGTAAATTACAGTGGAAGTCTTCAATGGTACCCTTCTCTGAGTTTTCAAATTTTCCATAGTTCAAGATCTTCGTTTTAGCTTTTGATGCCGAAGTGTGCATTTGCTTTCTCAGTGTCCACTCCCATTTGTTGTACTCTGTGCACAGTTTGATGTATGCATCAGCCACCAGGCTATTTCTGAAGCTAAAGATGAATTTCTCAAATTTCACAGCAGTCCACAAGTCTTTGGTCCATTTAAGAAATGCACTGATGTTGCTGGGCTTGTAACATCTGAAGACCTCCATTATGTGTTTTCTGAGAGTATACACAGACTCACTATAGCCAACACTTACTGGTGCCATTGGGGGGGTTCCATGCCACAATCCAGGGATGTAGTAGTCACCTGTCTTAGTGTCATAGTTCATCACATCTGTAAATTTCTTGAACTCCAATTTGTTCTCCATTTTGGCTGCAGCTTGTGTCATTTCATCCAGTTGTTCCAACAGAAATTTACGGTCTCTCATGTTTGAATCATGAGCTGAGACATCAGCAACATTCTGGTGTACAAACAAACACGTGTGTTTCTTACCTATTTCCTTCATCCTGAGGAAGGCATGAACAATGATCTGTAAAATGTCTTTCATCTCTGTGGAGTTTTCCATAGCGATGTTGACAATTGTTACATCACTCAGTCCAACAACAATGGTTGCCAACTCATTGTCATGTTCATGGCTGTTGTCCAGTTGAGCAAGCTCAGGGGATTTTAGTCCCTCAGTGTCAATTATGATTATATAATCACTGTTGAGTTCTGCGTTACACTCTTCTGTTACTTTGATAAGCTGCATAAAGGCTCCCCTGGTGCACCTTCCACTGCTTACTGCAAACTGAACTCCAAACATAGTGTTCAGCAATGTTGACTTTCCTGAACTCTGGACGCCCAAAACAGTGACAACCATAATCTTGTTTTTTGCTTTCACTAGTGTGTTTAATTCAGAAAACACACTAGAAAGCCACTTTACAGGAATATTTGAAGAATCTCCATCCACAAGTTCAAGTGAATATCCCTCCAGCAGTAGATGAGCACAGAGTCTAGGTAAATGTTCCAGTTGTTTTCGGTAAAGTGCATCTTCTTCGGAGAGCGAGGCTGCAGCCTCGTAAAGCTGGCTCATCTCTCGAATGAAGTGCTCCACTCCCAAAGAACTGTTGGAAATCTTTTTATCAAGCTCAGCAATTTCCTTCTTGTTCCCACAAACATCTGCACATTTCTGTTTGTATAGTTCCCTGAGTTGAGGCAGTACTGCATGTGAGCGATTCTCCAAATTGATTCTCAACCATTTTAAGAAGTAGGCCCTTTCTAGTGTTGATTTTGATAAAGCATTGATAAAGCAGCTCATAGTAGCTGACATGTTTATTCTGTATTGCTCTTTTCTGAGTTCCTTTTGCTGTGCCTGAAGACGATTCTTGTAGTCTTCAATTTTTGTATCCCCTACTTCCTTCAGTCGGCATTCCTCCTTCTCTAACTTGGCCAGTTTCATCAGGATTTCTCCTTGCAATGGCAGCTCTTTCGTTTTGAACTGAACTATATCATTAATATTTGATGTAATTCCATCTGCACTTGCTTTGGCACGCTGACATACTTCAGCATCCTCATCCACAAAGATTCCTAGATTCCGTGCAATCTCAGCTAAACGAACAACTGACATTTTGTGATTGTTGTTCTCAGTTGCATCTTGCAACTTGCTTCGAATTTTGTCAACAAATTCTGCATCATTTTGCTTAGCTTTAAAGATGAAATTGCCTTTCTTTAGATTGAGCTTCCTGACTGTAGCTTTTATGCTCTCATTGTTAGTGTTCCCCACAAAAAATAACTGAGGTGTAGATTTCTGACTCTGGATTGAAATGAACTCTGATTCTAAAAGTTGAGATTCAAAGAACACGAACACAGCAGCTGAAGCCTTACAAAGGAAAGCGTACTGTGTTTCAAAGTCCCGAATGTCACCTCTCAAGTTTGCAACCGCTACAGGTTCAGGAAAGACATCAATGTTCTTGTTTCCACATGGAAGATACCAGGCCATCTCAACCAAGCCATCTGATATTTTCTTGTTGATGTTTCCACAATCCATGTTGAAGTGCACAAAGGTATCAGTGTACTGTTGTGGATTGCTGAGCAACTTATTCAGAatttctgatttggatatgttgCACCTACCAAGTCTCACAAAAGACACTAATGGTAGGTTTGACAGAGCAATCCTTTCCTCCACAAATCTACTTGAATCTGATAAGGAGTGTGGTCTGTATTTTTTCACAATATCTCTCATTGCCCAAAGCATAAGAGTGATTTgatttttatccctgtttgg is a window from the Onychostoma macrolepis isolate SWU-2019 chromosome 03, ASM1243209v1, whole genome shotgun sequence genome containing:
- the LOC131535907 gene encoding up-regulator of cell proliferation-like, with translation MKTLLENLGLAEYYDKKLTLHTVLQISKNSITDVPIQSPSDLPWSFLKRLMMLQRTARNVKCTSSDGAEDSEEEWDDEQDSAESNCSLSVNPLDILTAVFLCSDSFLQQEMTVKMSMCQFAVPLLLPNRDKNQITLMLWAMRDIVKKYRPHSLSDSSRFVEERIALSNLPLVSFVRLGRCNISKSEILNKLLSNPQQYTDTFVHFNMDCGNINKKISDGLVEMAWYLPCGNKNIDVFPEPVAVANLRGDIRDFETQYAFLCKASAAVFVFFESQLLESEFISIQSQKSTPQLFFVGNTNNESIKATVRKLNLKKGNFIFKAKQNDAEFVDKIRSKLQDATENNNHKMSVVRLAEIARNLGIFVDEDAEVCQRAKASADGITSNINDIVQFKTKELPLQGEILMKLAKLEKEECRLKEVGDTKIEDYKNRLQAQQKELRKEQYRINMSATMSCFINALSKSTLERAYFLKWLRINLENRSHAVLPQLRELYKQKCADVCGNKKEIAELDKKISNSSLGVEHFIREMSQLYEAAASLSEEDALYRKQLEHLPRLCAHLLLEGYSLELVDGDSSNIPVKWLSSVFSELNTLVKAKNKIMVVTVLGVQSSGKSTLLNTMFGVQFAVSSGRCTRGAFMQLIKVTEECNAELNSDYIIIIDTEGLKSPELAQLDNSHEHDNELATIVVGLSDVTIVNIAMENSTEMKDILQIIVHAFLRMKEIGKKHTCLFVHQNVADVSAHDSNMRDRKFLLEQLDEMTQAAAKMENKLEFKKFTDVMNYDTKTGDYYIPGLWHGTPPMAPVSVGYSESVYTLRKHIMEVFRCYKPSNISAFLKWTKDLWTAVKFEKFIFSFRNSLVADAYIKLCTEYNKWEWTLRKQMHTSASKAKTKILNYGKFENSEKGTIEDFHCNLLKKANDELSKGEDEIINKIKSYYKQGEGHVELVESYRQDFINSAKSLKTELLNSITRKLDDAVSRRNGMIKVEGIKKTYMDTMEKKVLNLLKDCREKKTNMSDSMLDKAFENMWQETVRTLSDTGFQSQDIKTKVFYHLTKNLKSRGSFMAQSLDEVKDLSNQGNGPFVAHKDKNVVSKWFYQNHIKIVQEMSDNLIMDCWESVRAKGKSKDDYDDTYIREILNMIDEKLKAHENLKLKEDFELSLKLHICGFASREFQKIHDQFILDNNPRTTLEEDKKIYHRKFVDLYRERDQCQNTADEFMRRCLEPAFERYISENLGMEMADKMVTGENSAIFGTRTTFQISILKKLLVESKFETYLHFIKSYERSVKAFISDKVKTHFLGENRIVKLEEDLVNRVISEVTQAIEEAEQDPNINDVQGFIQDICRKLQKRLVIPKDAVDKISTLNDANPKKIAECLQCSVKDMHKSLKRSCLETPFLIKIDRLQIKPQDELFRRVHGCEKQCPFCEAPCEAGGQTHTKHFVSIHRPQGLGRYRLDDSKKLVTDICTSSVHSDQRFKCADTNDQWHPYKEYSKIYPDWRIDPDCSTEASAYWKYVMAQFNDKFAKEYNAKPADIPSSWCKISKVDAEKSLV